From Actinomyces sp. oral taxon 171 str. F0337, one genomic window encodes:
- the pknB gene encoding Stk1 family PASTA domain-containing Ser/Thr kinase has protein sequence MVTDPLIGRLVDSRYEIVDRLARGGMATVYRAHDRRLDRTVALKLMHAHLADSPDFVSRFRREARAAARLSNPGVVAVFDQGSLDGVAYLVMEYVEGPTLRDLIAAGPLSVKEALGLVAQLLRPLGAAHRAGLVHRDIKPENVLLPSDGSVAKVADFGLARAVTEVTQTTTGNVLGTVAYLAPELITSGESTSRADVFSAGVVLYELLTGEQPFTADSPIQIAFRNVHEDVPLPSKLVPEMPADVDELVATMTRREPQERPADADEALALLRNVVDELTDSELSVRRGGGTGSIRTQEVMTANAQAARSAIGDESQDDADDSSAEDSSSHAGMRTVSLPIGSIGPDSKGRTRALSRKAVAADAQKTTTVPTRRKGTGGLSRRRAVIIGLLAMAGTGASATWYLTAGPGRRVAVPDIVGMSEDQAQLALEKQGLDWGTPERVYSDTVPAGSIVSCRPKAGQKVGLGQVVTTAVSRGVETKTVPDVVGKTKDQATAAIKAAGLTPGDVTEEYSASVDSGKVISSDPKAGKVIKHTEKVALVVSKGKEPATIPDVTGLSEDEAKKALEDAGLKKGKVGKGYSDSVAKGNVISSSPIAGASGYYKGDSVDLTVSKGPEKVTIPDVTGKSQDEAKKILEEAGLKVEVNKRLGGPFGTVRSTDPAPGSSVKPDSRVTINIF, from the coding sequence GTGGTCACAGATCCCCTCATTGGTCGGCTGGTCGACTCTCGCTACGAGATCGTCGATCGCCTTGCGCGCGGCGGGATGGCCACCGTCTACCGCGCCCATGACCGTCGCCTGGACCGGACCGTGGCGCTCAAGCTCATGCACGCCCACCTGGCCGACTCCCCCGACTTCGTCTCGCGCTTCCGCCGTGAGGCCCGGGCCGCGGCACGCCTGTCCAACCCCGGCGTGGTGGCAGTCTTCGACCAGGGCAGCCTCGACGGGGTGGCCTACCTCGTCATGGAGTATGTCGAGGGGCCCACGCTGCGCGACCTCATCGCAGCAGGACCGTTGTCGGTCAAGGAGGCCCTGGGCCTGGTGGCCCAGCTGCTGCGCCCGCTCGGCGCCGCCCATCGGGCCGGCCTGGTCCACCGCGACATCAAGCCGGAGAACGTCCTGCTGCCCTCGGACGGCTCTGTGGCCAAGGTTGCCGACTTCGGCCTGGCCCGAGCGGTCACGGAGGTGACGCAGACAACGACGGGCAACGTGCTGGGCACGGTCGCCTACCTGGCGCCCGAGCTCATCACCTCCGGGGAGTCCACCTCTCGCGCCGACGTCTTCTCCGCCGGAGTGGTCCTCTACGAGCTCCTCACCGGCGAGCAGCCCTTCACCGCGGACTCCCCCATCCAGATCGCCTTCCGCAATGTCCACGAGGACGTGCCCCTGCCCTCCAAGCTGGTGCCCGAGATGCCGGCCGACGTCGATGAGCTCGTGGCCACCATGACGCGCCGTGAGCCGCAGGAGCGCCCGGCCGACGCCGACGAGGCACTGGCGCTGCTGCGGAACGTCGTCGACGAGCTCACCGACTCCGAGCTCTCCGTGCGCCGCGGAGGCGGAACCGGCTCAATCCGCACCCAGGAGGTCATGACGGCCAACGCCCAGGCCGCACGCTCCGCCATCGGTGACGAGTCCCAGGACGATGCCGACGACTCCTCAGCTGAGGACTCCTCGTCGCACGCCGGTATGCGCACCGTCTCCCTTCCTATCGGTTCCATCGGCCCGGACTCCAAGGGGAGAACACGTGCGCTCTCGCGCAAGGCCGTGGCGGCCGATGCCCAGAAGACCACCACCGTCCCCACCCGGAGGAAGGGCACCGGCGGCCTCAGTCGCCGTCGCGCCGTCATCATCGGGCTGCTGGCCATGGCCGGGACCGGGGCGAGCGCAACCTGGTACCTGACGGCCGGTCCGGGCAGGAGAGTTGCCGTACCCGACATTGTCGGCATGTCTGAGGACCAGGCGCAGCTCGCCCTGGAGAAGCAGGGGCTCGACTGGGGTACGCCCGAGCGCGTCTACTCCGACACGGTACCGGCCGGCAGCATTGTCTCCTGCCGCCCGAAGGCGGGACAGAAGGTGGGACTCGGCCAGGTCGTCACCACCGCTGTCTCCCGAGGCGTGGAGACCAAGACCGTTCCCGACGTCGTCGGGAAGACCAAGGACCAGGCCACGGCCGCGATCAAGGCCGCCGGCCTGACCCCGGGGGACGTCACCGAGGAGTACTCCGCCAGCGTTGACTCGGGCAAAGTCATCTCCTCCGACCCCAAGGCCGGCAAGGTCATCAAACACACTGAGAAGGTCGCGCTCGTCGTCTCCAAGGGCAAGGAGCCGGCCACGATCCCCGACGTGACCGGTCTGAGCGAGGACGAGGCCAAGAAGGCGCTGGAGGACGCCGGCCTGAAGAAGGGCAAGGTCGGCAAGGGCTACTCCGACTCCGTGGCCAAGGGGAACGTCATCTCCTCCTCCCCCATCGCCGGGGCGTCGGGCTACTACAAGGGCGACTCGGTGGACCTGACCGTCTCCAAGGGGCCGGAGAAGGTGACGATCCCCGACGTGACCGGCAAGAGCCAGGATGAGGCCAAGAAGATCCTCGAGGAGGCCGGGCTGAAGGTGGAGGTCAACAAGCGCCTGGGAGGCCCCTTCGGGACGGTGCGTTCCACCGACCCCGCACCGGGCTCCAGCGTCAAGCCGGACTCCAGGGTCACCATCAACATCTTCTGA
- a CDS encoding RNA polymerase sigma factor, translating into MASSTVTRSSTELTDDVDETPLDDEDFDLDDEGDDTDYDDEDYEDDEDSSDEDEDQDDDSEAQTVQEDDGPAPELRDYYLDVSLEENGDGSKRSPFNNPASLKGVRLAPGATLFVRSRTVVENLEIAGHGTLEEPITLAPYGHGPVPRFVMGDSAPMVARDYLAQNGYIFRGWVIKGIKMQPSIAALTGELERMRREEAERAASKRSGKRSKSQDKDGSFTVSDSDEGDEPAQRVVTAGATADPVKDYLKQIGKVALLNAEQEVELAKRIEAGLYAEHRLAEKGNDLPAKLRRELHWVAQDGQRAKNHLLEANLRLVVSLAKRYTGRGMLFLDLIQEGNLGLIRAVEKFDYTKGFKFSTYATWWIRQAITRAMADQARTIRIPVHMVEVINKLARVQRQMLQDLGREPTPEELAVELDMTPEKVVEVQKYGREPISLHTPLGEDGDSEFGDLIEDSEAVVPADAVSFTLLQEQLHAVLDTLSEREAGVVSMRFGLTDGQPKTLDEIGKVYGVTRERIRQIESKTMSKLRHPSRSQVLRDYLD; encoded by the coding sequence GTGGCTTCTTCCACAGTGACGCGCTCCAGTACCGAGCTCACTGACGACGTCGACGAGACCCCGCTCGACGACGAGGACTTCGACCTCGACGACGAAGGAGACGACACCGACTACGACGACGAGGACTACGAGGACGACGAGGACTCCTCTGATGAGGACGAGGACCAGGATGATGACTCCGAGGCGCAGACCGTCCAGGAGGATGACGGCCCGGCTCCCGAGCTGCGCGACTACTACCTGGATGTGAGCCTGGAGGAGAACGGCGACGGTTCCAAGCGCAGCCCCTTCAACAACCCCGCCTCGCTCAAAGGCGTCCGCCTGGCTCCGGGGGCGACTCTCTTCGTGCGCTCGCGCACGGTCGTGGAGAACCTGGAGATCGCCGGCCACGGCACCCTCGAGGAGCCCATCACGCTGGCTCCCTACGGCCATGGCCCGGTGCCCCGGTTCGTCATGGGAGACTCCGCCCCGATGGTGGCGCGAGACTACCTCGCGCAGAACGGCTACATCTTCCGCGGCTGGGTCATCAAGGGCATCAAGATGCAGCCCTCCATCGCGGCCCTGACCGGTGAGCTCGAGCGCATGCGCCGGGAGGAAGCGGAGAGGGCCGCCTCCAAGAGGTCCGGTAAGCGCAGCAAGTCCCAGGACAAGGACGGCTCCTTCACCGTCTCCGACTCCGACGAGGGCGACGAGCCCGCCCAGCGGGTCGTCACCGCCGGTGCCACCGCGGACCCGGTCAAGGACTACCTCAAGCAGATCGGTAAGGTCGCGCTGCTGAACGCCGAGCAGGAGGTCGAGCTCGCCAAGCGCATCGAGGCCGGTCTCTACGCCGAGCACCGCCTGGCTGAGAAGGGCAACGACCTGCCGGCCAAGCTGCGTCGCGAGCTGCACTGGGTGGCCCAGGACGGCCAGAGGGCCAAGAACCACCTGCTGGAGGCCAACCTGCGACTGGTGGTCTCCCTGGCCAAGCGCTACACGGGGCGTGGCATGCTTTTCCTGGACCTCATCCAGGAGGGCAACCTGGGCCTCATCCGCGCCGTGGAGAAGTTCGACTACACCAAGGGCTTCAAGTTCTCCACCTACGCCACCTGGTGGATCCGCCAGGCCATCACCCGCGCGATGGCGGACCAGGCCCGCACCATCCGCATCCCGGTGCACATGGTCGAGGTCATCAACAAGCTCGCCCGCGTGCAGCGCCAGATGCTCCAGGACCTGGGACGTGAGCCCACCCCGGAGGAGCTGGCCGTCGAGCTGGATATGACCCCGGAGAAGGTGGTCGAGGTTCAGAAGTACGGACGCGAGCCGATCTCCCTGCACACGCCGCTGGGTGAGGACGGGGACTCCGAGTTCGGCGACCTCATTGAGGACTCCGAGGCCGTGGTTCCGGCCGACGCGGTGAGCTTCACCCTTCTGCAGGAGCAGCTCCACGCCGTGCTGGACACCCTCTCGGAGCGTGAGGCCGGTGTGGTCTCCATGCGTTTCGGTCTGACCGATGGTCAGCCCAAGACCCTCGATGAGATCGGCAAGGTCTACGGGGTCACCCGGGAGCGCATCCGCCAGATCGAGTCCAAGACCATGTCCAAGCTGCGTCACCCCTCGCGCAGCCAGGTCCTGCGCGACTACCTGGACTGA
- a CDS encoding polyprenyl synthetase family protein has translation MSALPAALGRIRPAVEHRLTEVLEDCRRRWEDLGQAAPELLGAASSVLSGGKRMRAVLGAIGCAILSAPEQRAECLTGSDAVHLGAALELYQASALVHDDLMDGADTRRGMPAAHRAFTRDHEARGWLGRPQTFGANGAILLGDLLLSLAGEEMSALSQSRVSCETGSRTVQYARTAFDAMTTEVALGQFLDVRSENLPLPWDREPGAAARRMHDDALSVVRHKAARYSVRHPLLIGALLAGLDPSGPTAEHLAAFGEDVGIAFQLRDDELGVFGSPQATGKPAGDDLREGKRTVLLALTWGRCGDAGRRLLGSVLANPEATPEQIGEVAALIEDCGARAAHEEIITTHRNAGSRALEQLRSEGVVSTASLEDLTVLADLLTHRVS, from the coding sequence ATGAGTGCGCTGCCTGCGGCCCTGGGCCGTATCCGTCCCGCCGTCGAGCACCGTCTGACAGAGGTCCTGGAGGACTGCCGCCGGCGTTGGGAGGACCTGGGACAGGCCGCGCCGGAGCTGCTCGGGGCCGCCAGCAGCGTCCTGAGCGGGGGCAAGCGCATGAGGGCCGTCCTGGGAGCCATCGGCTGCGCGATCCTGAGCGCCCCGGAGCAGCGAGCCGAGTGCCTGACGGGTTCCGACGCCGTCCATCTGGGTGCGGCGCTGGAGCTCTACCAGGCCAGCGCCCTGGTTCACGACGATCTCATGGACGGCGCCGACACTCGGCGGGGTATGCCCGCGGCGCACCGCGCCTTCACCCGGGACCATGAGGCCCGAGGCTGGCTGGGACGCCCGCAGACCTTCGGGGCCAATGGCGCCATCCTGCTCGGCGATCTCCTGCTGTCCCTGGCCGGCGAGGAGATGAGTGCGCTGTCGCAGTCGCGCGTCTCCTGTGAGACCGGAAGCAGAACGGTCCAGTACGCCCGGACGGCCTTCGACGCCATGACCACCGAGGTGGCCCTGGGCCAGTTCCTCGATGTGCGCAGCGAGAACCTGCCCCTGCCGTGGGACCGGGAGCCGGGCGCCGCGGCCAGGCGCATGCACGACGACGCCCTGTCGGTCGTGCGTCACAAGGCGGCCCGGTACTCGGTGCGCCACCCGCTGCTCATCGGCGCCCTCTTAGCCGGCCTGGACCCGAGCGGGCCCACCGCCGAGCACCTGGCCGCCTTCGGAGAGGACGTCGGTATCGCCTTCCAGCTGCGCGACGACGAGCTGGGCGTCTTCGGCTCGCCGCAGGCGACTGGAAAGCCGGCCGGAGACGACCTGCGCGAGGGCAAGCGCACGGTGCTGCTGGCCCTGACCTGGGGGCGCTGCGGCGACGCAGGCCGGCGGCTGCTCGGCAGCGTCCTGGCCAATCCCGAGGCCACGCCGGAGCAGATCGGTGAGGTCGCCGCTCTCATCGAGGACTGCGGTGCGCGCGCCGCGCACGAGGAGATCATCACCACGCACCGCAATGCCGGAAGCCGGGCGCTGGAACAGCTCCGGAGCGAGGGCGTGGTGAGCACCGCATCCCTGGAGGACCTGACGGTCCTGGCGGACCTGCTGACACACCGAGTCTCCTGA
- a CDS encoding lysophospholipid acyltransferase family protein, whose translation MGYGPIKATVGPALEMLYQPWIRGEENIPAEGAAILASNHLAVIDSFFLPLLVDREVAFIGKADYFTGKGVKGWAVKNFMKTVGTIPVDRSGGKASQAALQAGIDRLRSGQLFGIYPEGTRSPDGRLYRGKTGVARIALATGAPVVPVAMIGSNLAQPIGKSIPSTRHRVGIVIGEPLDFSRYKGLENDRFVLRSITDEIMYALMALSGQEYVDLYAADVKKAMDTDKKTADEVVTEMLAAQAQARPSAAPVAAPGGRPAPDVSVPEPPEDKSGKDKKKDKTADDEADPGAE comes from the coding sequence GTGGGATACGGACCCATCAAGGCAACAGTCGGCCCGGCCCTGGAGATGCTCTATCAGCCCTGGATCCGCGGTGAGGAGAACATTCCCGCCGAGGGTGCGGCGATCCTGGCCTCCAACCACCTGGCGGTCATCGACTCCTTCTTCCTGCCGCTGCTGGTGGACCGCGAGGTCGCCTTCATCGGCAAGGCTGACTACTTCACCGGCAAGGGCGTCAAGGGCTGGGCGGTGAAGAACTTCATGAAGACCGTGGGCACCATCCCCGTGGACCGCTCCGGCGGCAAGGCATCCCAGGCGGCGCTCCAGGCCGGCATCGACCGCCTGCGCTCGGGGCAGCTCTTCGGCATCTACCCCGAGGGCACGCGCAGCCCCGACGGGCGCCTCTACCGTGGCAAGACCGGCGTGGCCCGTATCGCTCTGGCCACCGGTGCCCCCGTGGTGCCCGTGGCGATGATCGGCTCCAACCTGGCCCAGCCGATCGGCAAGTCCATCCCCTCCACCCGTCACCGCGTGGGCATCGTCATCGGCGAGCCGCTGGACTTCTCCCGCTACAAGGGCCTGGAGAACGACCGTTTCGTGCTGCGCTCCATCACCGACGAGATCATGTACGCCCTCATGGCCCTCTCCGGTCAGGAGTACGTGGACCTCTACGCCGCCGACGTCAAGAAGGCCATGGACACGGACAAGAAGACCGCCGACGAGGTCGTCACCGAGATGCTCGCCGCGCAGGCGCAGGCCCGGCCCTCGGCCGCCCCCGTGGCCGCGCCCGGTGGCCGCCCCGCCCCCGATGTCTCCGTGCCCGAGCCGCCCGAGGACAAGAGCGGCAAGGACAAGAAGAAGGACAAGACTGCCGACGACGAGGCCGACCCCGGCGCCGAGTAG
- a CDS encoding DEDD exonuclease domain-containing protein codes for MSTVGTQVSFADMGTPLERATFVVVDLETTGGAPGARSLTEIGAVKVRGGQVLADFSTLVNPGVAIPAQITMLTGITNAMVAGAPGVSTCVEAFLSWADLLADDVVLVAHNARFDVGHLRGAAAALGLEWPEPRVLDTLALARKAWTRSEVPNHKLGTLAAFVGSRTRPSHRALDDARATVDVLHAALEVMAPLGVTHLEDLATASDPVPAKRRAKSRLADALPSGPGVYQFRSAADQVLYVGSAVDLKRRVRSYFTAAEKRRQVAQMLDTTVSVRHIATPTLIEARVRELRMIAELDPPVNRRSRAPRRRPWLHLAQGSGPGAEPRLTLTTVLPTEEVGHAVGPFASRGRGQDALRAAESVLRLGRWDGRALRRVRRDDVPAEPAEVLACLSGEVDRVAAPLLERIAALSRAERYEEAGTWTARLRCLLRAVDRAERVRPLLACPHLMAARRREVGGWELVVVRWGVLAGSMTTAPGADPRPAVELLRASARVVERPGRVGEVASIEETSLLADWVLEEGARIVEIDGDPAVLTWPIGAAVRHRKVLASEE; via the coding sequence GTGAGCACCGTCGGGACCCAGGTGTCCTTCGCAGACATGGGCACGCCCCTGGAACGGGCGACCTTCGTCGTGGTGGACCTGGAGACCACCGGCGGGGCGCCGGGCGCTCGCTCCCTCACCGAGATCGGGGCCGTCAAGGTACGTGGCGGGCAGGTGCTGGCGGACTTCTCCACCCTGGTCAACCCCGGCGTCGCCATCCCCGCCCAGATCACCATGCTCACCGGCATCACGAACGCCATGGTGGCCGGCGCCCCCGGCGTGAGCACCTGCGTGGAGGCCTTCCTGTCCTGGGCGGACCTGCTGGCCGACGACGTCGTCCTCGTGGCCCACAACGCCCGCTTCGACGTCGGTCACCTGCGAGGCGCTGCGGCGGCCCTGGGCCTGGAGTGGCCAGAGCCCCGCGTTCTGGACACGCTGGCGCTGGCCCGCAAGGCCTGGACCCGCAGCGAGGTGCCCAACCACAAGCTGGGGACGTTGGCCGCCTTCGTGGGATCCCGGACCCGTCCCTCGCACCGGGCCCTGGATGACGCTCGCGCCACCGTGGACGTGCTGCACGCGGCCCTGGAGGTCATGGCGCCGCTCGGCGTCACGCACCTGGAGGACCTGGCCACCGCCTCCGACCCGGTCCCTGCCAAGCGCCGGGCCAAGAGCCGCCTGGCCGACGCCCTGCCCAGCGGCCCCGGCGTCTACCAGTTCCGTTCGGCGGCCGACCAGGTGCTCTACGTGGGCAGCGCCGTGGACCTCAAGCGCCGGGTGCGCTCCTACTTCACCGCCGCGGAGAAACGCCGCCAGGTGGCGCAGATGCTGGACACCACCGTGAGCGTGCGGCACATCGCCACACCCACGCTCATCGAGGCGCGGGTGCGCGAGCTGCGGATGATCGCCGAGCTCGACCCGCCGGTCAACCGCCGCTCCCGGGCCCCGCGGCGCCGGCCCTGGCTTCACCTGGCCCAGGGCTCAGGCCCGGGGGCCGAGCCGCGGTTGACGCTCACCACCGTGCTGCCCACGGAGGAGGTCGGCCATGCGGTGGGCCCCTTCGCCTCACGTGGCAGGGGTCAGGATGCCCTGCGCGCCGCCGAGTCGGTGCTGCGTCTGGGCCGCTGGGACGGGCGCGCGCTGCGCCGGGTGCGCCGCGACGACGTCCCGGCTGAGCCGGCCGAGGTGCTGGCCTGCCTGTCGGGCGAGGTCGACCGGGTGGCCGCTCCCCTGCTGGAGCGCATCGCGGCACTGTCCCGGGCCGAGCGTTATGAGGAGGCCGGGACCTGGACGGCCCGTCTGCGCTGCCTGCTGCGGGCGGTGGACCGGGCCGAGCGGGTGCGGCCCCTGCTGGCCTGCCCTCATCTCATGGCGGCCCGCCGGCGCGAGGTCGGAGGCTGGGAGCTGGTGGTGGTGCGCTGGGGCGTGCTGGCCGGATCCATGACGACCGCGCCGGGTGCCGACCCGCGTCCCGCCGTCGAGCTGCTGCGCGCCAGCGCCCGGGTCGTTGAGAGGCCCGGCCGGGTCGGTGAGGTGGCGAGCATTGAGGAGACGAGCCTGCTGGCCGACTGGGTCCTGGAGGAGGGCGCTCGCATCGTGGAGATCGACGGAGACCCAGCCGTGCTCACGTGGCCGATCGGTGCGGCCGTCCGCCATCGCAAGGTCCTGGCCTCGGAGGAATGA
- a CDS encoding pyrophosphate--fructose-6-phosphate 1-phosphotransferase: MSIRRVALLTAGGFAPCLSAAVGDLIERYTQVAPEVEIIAYQYGYHGLLTGNYIVIDDEARKNAGILRDFGGSPIGNSRVKLTNAKNLVERGLVEEGVNPLEFAAEQLRKDGVDVLHTIGGDDTNTTAADLAAYLHENDYELTVVGLPKTIDNDVVPVRQSLGAWTAADEGAGFAFNIIGEHRSNPRMLIVHECMGRNCGYLTAETARRYHDLLQTKQWAPSLGLTKERWDVHAVFIPEMKLDIAAEAERLKAIMDEQGNVNIFLSEGAGVPEIIAEMEAAGQEVQRDPFGHVKLDTINPGQWFAKQFAELIGAEKVMVQKSGYYSRAAHANAEDLALIKRMCDLAVDCALRGESGVIGQDEENNDELTAIAFPRIAGAKPFDITQQWFTDLMADLGQKVEPAEVAPEH, from the coding sequence ATGTCGATTCGTCGCGTCGCCCTGCTCACCGCTGGCGGTTTCGCCCCCTGTCTGTCCGCCGCCGTCGGCGACCTCATCGAGCGCTACACGCAGGTCGCTCCCGAGGTCGAGATCATCGCCTACCAGTACGGTTACCACGGCCTGCTCACCGGCAACTACATCGTCATCGATGACGAGGCCCGCAAGAACGCCGGCATCCTGCGCGACTTCGGCGGGTCCCCGATCGGCAACTCCCGCGTCAAGCTGACCAACGCCAAGAACCTCGTCGAGCGCGGCCTCGTCGAGGAGGGCGTCAACCCCCTGGAGTTCGCCGCCGAGCAGCTGCGTAAGGACGGCGTCGACGTCCTGCACACCATCGGTGGCGACGACACCAACACCACCGCAGCGGACCTGGCCGCCTACCTCCACGAGAACGACTACGAGCTCACCGTCGTCGGCCTGCCCAAGACCATCGACAACGACGTCGTCCCGGTCCGCCAGTCCCTGGGCGCCTGGACCGCGGCCGACGAGGGCGCCGGCTTCGCCTTCAACATCATCGGCGAGCACCGCTCCAACCCCCGCATGCTCATCGTCCACGAGTGCATGGGCCGCAACTGCGGCTACCTCACCGCTGAGACCGCCCGCCGCTACCATGACCTGCTCCAGACCAAGCAGTGGGCCCCCTCCCTCGGCCTGACCAAGGAGCGCTGGGACGTCCACGCCGTCTTCATCCCCGAGATGAAGCTCGACATCGCCGCCGAGGCCGAGCGCCTCAAGGCCATCATGGACGAGCAGGGCAACGTCAACATCTTCCTGTCCGAGGGCGCCGGCGTCCCCGAGATCATCGCGGAGATGGAGGCCGCCGGCCAGGAGGTCCAGCGTGATCCCTTCGGCCACGTCAAGCTCGACACCATTAACCCCGGCCAGTGGTTCGCCAAGCAGTTCGCCGAGCTCATCGGCGCCGAGAAGGTCATGGTCCAGAAGTCCGGCTACTACTCGCGGGCCGCTCACGCCAATGCCGAGGACCTCGCCCTCATCAAGAGGATGTGCGACCTGGCCGTCGACTGCGCCCTGCGCGGCGAGTCCGGCGTCATCGGCCAGGACGAGGAGAACAACGACGAGCTCACCGCGATCGCCTTCCCGCGCATCGCCGGCGCCAAGCCCTTCGACATCACCCAGCAGTGGTTCACCGACCTCATGGCCGACCTGGGCCAGAAGGTCGAGCCGGCCGAGGTCGCCCCCGAGCACTGA
- a CDS encoding Abi family protein has protein sequence MAKEWLSYQEQVSRLQERGLVVANADACERFLSEVSYYRFSGYFRYWQKDPMYGDDRFLEGVHVDVIEDVYRKEGEVADVVFAAIRRFEILLRTRFSYFYGERVGSGWNLVRGEGLASPSGIDRSDVGAHVLRDLNRSKEAFVGRYRDDREVDGHGVFTVDAYRDLPVWVAAEVLSFGVLSRCVEASVDSGVLNDIAGSINVSKSILPGQIKSLVYLRNRIAHHARIWNHSVLDAPALPGGRKARKRVEREYGKFDPRSVYCILVVLDVLLKRASLEGDWFCSEIVPRLADNRFLDRGIRYPRKYGEMDLS, from the coding sequence ATGGCTAAAGAGTGGTTGAGCTACCAGGAACAAGTTTCTCGACTTCAAGAACGAGGTCTTGTTGTTGCTAATGCCGACGCTTGTGAGCGTTTTCTTTCTGAGGTCAGTTATTATCGTTTTTCGGGTTACTTCCGTTACTGGCAGAAGGATCCGATGTATGGTGATGATCGGTTCCTCGAGGGTGTGCATGTAGATGTCATCGAAGATGTATATCGCAAGGAGGGTGAGGTTGCGGACGTCGTATTTGCTGCGATAAGGCGTTTTGAGATCCTTCTTCGAACCAGATTTTCATACTTCTACGGAGAGCGTGTGGGGTCGGGGTGGAATCTTGTGCGAGGTGAGGGACTTGCCTCTCCTTCAGGCATAGATCGCTCAGATGTCGGTGCCCATGTTCTACGAGACCTCAACCGGAGCAAAGAGGCATTCGTTGGCCGCTACCGCGATGATCGCGAGGTCGATGGTCATGGAGTCTTCACTGTTGACGCATACCGTGATCTTCCAGTGTGGGTTGCGGCTGAAGTTCTCTCGTTTGGTGTCTTGTCTCGCTGCGTCGAAGCCTCTGTTGACTCTGGAGTACTCAATGATATTGCCGGTTCGATAAATGTGTCGAAATCAATTCTTCCTGGTCAAATTAAATCGCTCGTGTATCTGCGTAACCGCATAGCTCATCATGCAAGGATCTGGAATCACTCCGTGCTTGATGCGCCAGCGCTTCCCGGCGGAAGAAAGGCTAGGAAGCGGGTAGAACGCGAATACGGTAAGTTCGATCCAAGATCTGTGTATTGCATTTTAGTTGTCCTTGATGTTCTGCTCAAACGCGCTTCACTCGAGGGTGATTGGTTCTGTTCTGAGATAGTTCCTAGACTTGCTGACAACCGGTTCCTGGACCGGGGAATTCGTTACCCGAGAAAATATGGAGAGATGGATCTCTCCTAG
- a CDS encoding class II 3-deoxy-7-phosphoheptulonate synthase yields MNELSAARTDAQAPAWRHLPALQQPAYPDEAALADVVADLRRRPPLVFAGEVDSLRELIAQASAGDAFVLMGGDCAESFTHNTADNIRLKVQTILQMAAVLTYGASTPVVKIGRMAGQYAKPRSSDTETRGEVTLPAFRGDSVNGHEFTSEARIPDPTRMLDAYLRSGTTLNLIRAFTMGGYADLREVHSWNRGFTANPAYKRFESFADELDRAMRFMEAAGVDFEALRQVDFYAAHEALLLEYEDAMIREDSRTGRLYDTSAHMLWVGERTREADGAHVAILAGVHNPVGVKVGPSTSPDDVTRLMERLNPDGLPGRLSLITRMGADRIRDALPALVEAVRADGRPVTWIADPMHGNTITSDNGYKTRRFETILDEIRGFFEVHRSLGTAPGGIHVELTGDDVTEVLGGGEHIDEAGLAEHYETLVDPRLNHQQSLEVAFEIAEMLKG; encoded by the coding sequence ATGAACGAGCTCTCCGCCGCCCGTACGGACGCCCAGGCCCCCGCATGGCGCCACCTGCCCGCCCTCCAGCAGCCCGCCTATCCCGATGAGGCTGCGCTGGCCGACGTGGTGGCGGATCTGCGCCGTCGGCCCCCGCTCGTCTTCGCCGGAGAGGTCGACTCCCTGCGTGAGCTCATCGCCCAGGCCAGTGCCGGAGATGCCTTCGTCCTCATGGGTGGGGACTGCGCAGAGTCCTTCACCCACAACACGGCCGACAACATCCGCCTCAAGGTCCAGACCATCCTCCAGATGGCCGCGGTCCTCACCTATGGCGCCTCCACGCCCGTGGTCAAGATCGGCCGCATGGCCGGCCAGTACGCCAAGCCCCGCAGCTCGGACACCGAGACCCGCGGTGAGGTCACCCTGCCCGCCTTCCGCGGCGACTCCGTCAACGGCCACGAGTTCACCTCCGAGGCCCGCATCCCCGACCCCACGCGCATGCTGGACGCCTACCTGCGCTCGGGCACCACCCTCAACCTCATCCGAGCCTTCACGATGGGTGGCTACGCGGACCTGCGCGAGGTCCACTCCTGGAACCGCGGTTTCACCGCCAACCCCGCCTACAAGCGCTTCGAGTCCTTCGCCGACGAGCTCGACCGGGCCATGCGGTTCATGGAGGCCGCCGGCGTCGACTTCGAGGCCCTGCGTCAGGTCGACTTCTACGCGGCCCACGAGGCCCTCCTTCTGGAGTACGAGGATGCCATGATCCGCGAGGACTCCCGCACCGGGCGCCTCTACGACACCTCCGCCCACATGCTCTGGGTGGGGGAGCGCACCCGCGAGGCCGACGGCGCCCACGTCGCCATCCTCGCCGGCGTCCACAACCCCGTGGGCGTCAAGGTCGGCCCCTCCACGTCCCCCGACGACGTCACCCGGCTCATGGAGCGTCTCAACCCCGACGGTCTTCCCGGACGCCTGTCCCTCATCACCCGCATGGGCGCCGACCGCATCCGCGATGCCCTCCCGGCACTGGTGGAGGCGGTGCGAGCCGACGGGCGTCCCGTCACCTGGATCGCTGACCCCATGCACGGCAACACCATCACCTCGGACAACGGCTACAAGACCCGCCGCTTCGAGACGATCCTCGACGAGATCCGAGGCTTCTTCGAGGTGCACCGCTCCCTGGGCACCGCCCCGGGCGGCATCCACGTCGAGCTCACCGGCGACGACGTCACCGAGGTCCTCGGTGGGGGCGAGCACATCGACGAGGCCGGCCTGGCTGAGCACTACGAGACCCTCGTCGACCCGCGCCTCAATCACCAGCAGTCCCTCGAGGTCGCCTTCGAGATCGCCGAGATGCTCAAGGGCTGA